The Streptomyces laurentii genome contains a region encoding:
- a CDS encoding hypothetical protein (identified by MetaGeneAnnotator; putative;~sequence version:1) → MSGELERGGEGGAHAAGSDDSDGEPGGAVLGTVHVGLPGLGGLGFWGCVHGVGFGLPFQSAGGTGRFLVMLRQRSGPLTGCPRGTGRGRGGGETAGETAGETVVGGRAADRLRGGLPAVRRRSVDGVPAGRSAGWFGRSVGEPVGGPGPRPVGGACASAV, encoded by the coding sequence GTGTCCGGCGAGCTGGAGCGCGGAGGCGAGGGCGGGGCCCACGCGGCCGGCTCCGACGACTCCGACGGTGAGCCGGGCGGGGCGGTCCTCGGCACGGTCCACGTGGGGCTGCCGGGGCTCGGGGGGCTGGGGTTCTGGGGGTGCGTTCACGGTGTGGGGTTCGGCCTTCCGTTCCAGTCCGCGGGGGGTACCGGACGATTTCTCGTCATGCTACGCCAGCGTTCGGGGCCCCTCACGGGCTGTCCGCGGGGGACGGGACGGGGGCGGGGCGGGGGTGAAACCGCCGGGGAAACCGCCGGGGAAACGGTGGTCGGCGGGCGGGCCGCCGACCGTCTGCGGGGCGGTCTGCCGGCGGTCCGTCGGCGGTCCGTCGATGGGGTGCCGGCCGGCCGGTCGGCGGGCTGGTTCGGCAGGTCGGTCGGTGAGCCGGTCGGTGGGCCAGGCCCTCGGCCGGTCGGGGGGGCATGCGCGTCGGCGGTATGA
- a CDS encoding L-allo-threonine aldolase (Aspartate aminotransferase (AAT) superfamily (fold type I) of pyridoxal phosphate (PLP)-dependent enzymes. PLP combines with an alpha-amino acid to form a compound called a Schiff base or aldimine intermediate, which depending onthe reaction, is the...; cl00321;~Beta-eliminating lyase; pfam01212;~L-allo-threonine aldolase [Streptomyces cattleya NRRL 8057 = DSM46488];~catalytic residue [active];~identified by MetaGeneAnnotator; putative;~pyridoxal 5'-phosphate binding pocket [chemical binding]) encodes MLENPRMTHHRAMESDRLAEERREEAAPATAGDTATARDEQAAPMDGEYRARVFRGAARRLWHAPLDTTVVDGLRELADWAETTPHAGQVPDVYGSGVVEELERRVAEELGFPAAVFFPTGTMAQQVALRCWAGRTGNPVVALHPLGHPEVHEDAAFGTVSGLRTVHPTEEPRLPTADEIRDVPEPFGALMVELPLREAGFVLPSWDELVETVEAARERDAVVHFDGARLWECTTHFGRTLPEIAGLADSVYVSFYKSLGGLSGAALVGPEELVEEARLWRHRYGGMLFQQYPVALSALRGLDTELPRLPAYIAQARIVAEALREAFAKEGVGWFRVHPEIPMTHQFQVWLPYEADALTAAGVALAEDTGTALFRRWFPAPAGGPPGVASTEVTVNAPGLEWTAEDVNEAVRGFLARVRA; translated from the coding sequence GTGCTCGAAAACCCCCGCATGACCCATCATCGGGCCATGGAATCCGATCGGCTCGCGGAAGAGCGACGCGAAGAGGCAGCGCCGGCGACGGCGGGGGACACGGCGACGGCTCGGGACGAGCAGGCGGCGCCGATGGACGGGGAGTACCGGGCGCGGGTGTTCCGCGGGGCGGCGCGCAGGCTGTGGCACGCGCCGCTGGACACCACGGTGGTCGACGGGCTGCGGGAGCTGGCGGACTGGGCCGAGACCACGCCGCACGCGGGGCAGGTGCCCGACGTGTACGGGTCGGGCGTGGTGGAGGAGCTGGAGCGGCGGGTCGCCGAGGAGCTGGGCTTCCCGGCCGCGGTCTTCTTCCCCACCGGCACGATGGCCCAGCAGGTGGCCCTGCGCTGCTGGGCCGGCCGCACCGGCAACCCGGTCGTCGCCCTCCACCCGCTCGGCCATCCGGAAGTGCACGAGGACGCCGCGTTCGGCACCGTGAGCGGGCTGCGCACGGTCCACCCGACCGAGGAACCGCGGCTGCCGACGGCGGACGAGATACGGGACGTCCCGGAGCCGTTCGGGGCGCTGATGGTGGAGTTGCCGCTGCGCGAGGCCGGATTCGTGCTGCCGTCCTGGGACGAGCTGGTGGAGACGGTGGAGGCGGCCCGGGAGCGGGACGCGGTCGTCCACTTCGACGGGGCCCGGCTGTGGGAGTGCACGACACACTTCGGCCGCACGCTGCCGGAGATCGCCGGCCTGGCGGACAGTGTGTACGTCTCGTTCTACAAGTCGCTCGGCGGCCTTTCCGGCGCGGCGCTCGTCGGGCCCGAGGAGCTGGTGGAGGAGGCCCGGCTGTGGCGCCACCGCTACGGCGGCATGCTCTTCCAGCAGTACCCGGTGGCGCTCTCCGCGCTGCGCGGCCTCGACACCGAGCTGCCGCGGCTGCCCGCGTACATCGCGCAGGCGCGGATCGTGGCGGAGGCGCTGCGGGAGGCCTTCGCCAAGGAGGGCGTCGGCTGGTTCCGGGTGCACCCGGAGATACCCATGACGCACCAGTTCCAGGTGTGGCTGCCGTACGAGGCCGACGCCCTCACGGCGGCGGGCGTGGCCCTCGCGGAGGACACCGGCACCGCCCTGTTCCGCCGCTGGTTCCCGGCGCCCGCGGGCGGCCCGCCGGGGGTGGCGTCGACGGAGGTGACGGTGAACGCACCGGGTCTGGAGTGGACGGCCGAGGACGTGAACGAGGCGGTACGGGGGTTCCTGGCGCGCGTGCGGGCGTAG
- a CDS encoding ketosteroid isomerase-related protein-like protein (identified by MetaGeneAnnotator; putative;~sequence version:1): MTTTSAASTASSVTEATRHVVQEFLAARMAGDVARLVELFADEVDWLLAENPGVPWIRPRTTGAECAAQFTELVEHTVAEDGRASVDAFLVDGTDVVLTGHVSGTVRATGKTYEGPFALRLTVEDGRITRHHLYENSLSIAEACKPS; the protein is encoded by the coding sequence ATGACCACCACATCTGCCGCCAGCACCGCGAGTTCGGTCACCGAGGCCACCCGGCACGTCGTCCAGGAGTTCCTCGCCGCCCGCATGGCCGGCGACGTCGCGCGGCTCGTCGAACTCTTCGCGGACGAGGTCGACTGGCTGCTCGCCGAGAACCCCGGCGTCCCGTGGATCCGGCCGCGCACCACCGGCGCCGAATGCGCCGCCCAGTTCACGGAACTGGTCGAGCACACGGTGGCGGAGGACGGCCGGGCCTCCGTCGACGCGTTCCTCGTCGACGGCACCGACGTCGTCCTGACCGGGCACGTCTCGGGGACCGTGCGCGCGACGGGGAAGACCTACGAGGGCCCCTTCGCCCTGCGGCTCACCGTCGAGGACGGCCGGATCACCCGGCATCACCTCTACGAGAACAGCCTGTCGATCGCCGAGGCGTGCAAGCCTTCCTGA
- a CDS encoding hydrolase (hydrolase [Streptomyces griseus subsp. griseus NBRC13350];~identified by MetaGeneAnnotator; putative) has product MHRALRGSRMLTVAGGEGHGVLYAPDGDSCADKAATTYLTTGRLPAEDVTCQATAARK; this is encoded by the coding sequence ATGCACCGGGCCCTGCGCGGCTCCCGGATGCTCACCGTCGCGGGCGGCGAGGGACACGGCGTCCTCTACGCGCCGGACGGCGACTCCTGCGCGGACAAGGCCGCCACGACCTACCTGACGACGGGCCGGCTCCCCGCCGAGGACGTGACCTGCCAGGCCACGGCCGCGCGGAAGTAA
- a CDS encoding signal transduction histidine kinase-like protein (ATP binding site [chemical binding];~G-X-G motif;~Histidine kinase-, DNA gyrase B-, and HSP90-like ATPase; pfam02518;~Histidine kinase-like ATPase domain; pfam13581;~Histidine kinase; pfam07730;~Mg2+ binding site [ion binding];~Signal transduction histidine kinase-like protein [Streptomyces fulvissimus DSM40593];~identified by MetaGeneAnnotator; putative;~two-component system sensor kinase; UniProt-pubmed:17369815; UniProt-pubmed:21463507; UniProt-pubmed:20581206; UniProt-pubmed:12000953; UniProt-pubmed:20567260), with protein MSLAARDGEHPGAAQGPVHGLAGEEGRLRVPLVLRALASLPLLPFAVLPPLMWPYAPVGVQGALALLVWSVLIGVLGLARTTRRVLIACARRMLGVPLPDPVDDRRRAGSPAAVAAGSPAPGADRWRTPVWLLAHVALGWAGAQLSILLFLAALLLPGGWAGAEAGLSVGGWSLRPESGWQSWVAALVCLLTAVALCPAVTYALRRLAPRLLGPSSAERLALAAERERERAERNRLAHELHDSIGHTLTAATIQAAVAGEVPGADPVAARAALRSIEESTRAALEDLDYVLGVLREEQGGTAPARNLADLPELLDRLRHAGTVVEPEISGDFTRVRGTLSRAAYRILREGLTNALRHGAGGPVRVTVAAGPDALELGVVNRRGTGPKPGTGASFPTSGHGLPGLAKRVRLLNGAFEAGPDGPEHWRLAVRLPVRSAA; from the coding sequence GTGTCCCTCGCCGCCCGCGACGGTGAGCATCCGGGAGCCGCGCAGGGCCCGGTGCATGGCCTGGCCGGCGAAGAGGGGCGTCTGCGAGTCCCACTCGTTCTGCGCGCCTTGGCGAGCCTGCCGTTGCTGCCGTTCGCGGTGCTGCCACCGCTGATGTGGCCGTACGCGCCCGTGGGCGTGCAAGGCGCTCTCGCCCTGCTGGTCTGGTCCGTGCTGATCGGTGTGCTCGGGCTGGCCCGTACGACGCGGCGGGTGCTGATCGCGTGCGCGCGGCGGATGCTGGGGGTGCCGCTGCCGGACCCCGTGGACGACCGCCGGCGGGCGGGCTCGCCGGCTGCCGTGGCGGCTGGTTCGCCCGCTCCGGGCGCCGACCGCTGGCGGACCCCGGTCTGGCTGCTTGCGCACGTGGCACTGGGGTGGGCGGGGGCGCAGCTGAGCATCCTGCTGTTCCTCGCGGCCCTTCTCCTGCCCGGTGGCTGGGCGGGCGCCGAGGCCGGGCTGAGTGTGGGCGGCTGGTCGCTGCGGCCGGAGAGCGGCTGGCAGAGCTGGGTGGCGGCGCTCGTCTGCCTGCTGACGGCGGTCGCGCTGTGCCCGGCGGTGACGTACGCCCTGCGCCGGCTGGCGCCCAGGCTGCTCGGCCCGTCGTCGGCCGAGCGGCTCGCGCTGGCGGCGGAGCGGGAGCGGGAGCGGGCGGAACGCAACCGGCTGGCCCACGAGTTGCACGACTCGATCGGTCATACGCTGACGGCCGCCACGATCCAGGCGGCGGTGGCGGGCGAGGTGCCGGGCGCCGACCCGGTGGCGGCGCGGGCCGCGCTGCGCAGCATCGAGGAGTCGACCCGGGCCGCCCTGGAGGATCTGGACTACGTGCTGGGCGTGCTGCGCGAGGAGCAGGGCGGCACGGCGCCGGCCCGGAACCTGGCCGACCTGCCCGAGCTGCTGGACCGGCTGCGGCACGCGGGCACGGTGGTCGAGCCGGAGATTTCGGGCGACTTCACGCGGGTACGGGGGACGCTCTCCCGGGCGGCGTACCGGATCCTGCGGGAAGGGCTGACGAACGCGCTGCGGCACGGCGCGGGCGGTCCGGTCCGGGTCACGGTGGCGGCCGGACCGGACGCGCTGGAGCTCGGTGTGGTCAACCGTCGCGGGACGGGGCCGAAACCGGGTACGGGGGCTTCCTTCCCGACGTCCGGGCACGGCCTGCCGGGGCTCGCCAAGCGCGTACGGCTGCTGAACGGCGCGTTCGAGGCCGGTCCGGACGGGCCGGAGCACTGGCGGCTCGCGGTCCGGCTGCCGGTACGGTCGGCCGCATGA
- a CDS encoding two-component system response regulator (C-terminal DNA-binding domain of LuxR-like proteins. This domain contains a helix-turn-helix motif and binds DNA. Proteins belonging to this group are response regulators; some act as transcriptional activators, others as transcriptional repressors. Many...; cd06170;~DNA binding residues [nucleotide binding];~Response regulator containing a CheY-like receiver domain and an HTH DNA-binding domain [Signal transduction mechanisms / Transcription]; COG2197;~Signal receiver domain; originally thought to be unique to bacteria (CheY, OmpR, NtrC, and PhoB), now recently identified in eukaroytes ETR1 Arabidopsis thaliana; this domain receives the signal from the sensor partner in a two-component systems; cd00156;~Two-component system response regulator [Streptomyces fulvissimus DSM40593];~dimerization interface [polypeptide binding];~identified by MetaGeneAnnotator; putative;~intermolecular recognition site;~phosphorylation site [posttranslational modification]): MTRSGLCTLLGPQPGITVVGEAADGVEAVERARLLRPDVVLMDVRMPRLDGIEATRRLLAGPAEPTTPTGPAEPPKVVVITTFENDGYVTAALGAGASGFVLKRLPVPKIAEAVRVVAAGEAILFPAALRRMVTARPRDSAEALPRAALTGREEEVLRLMATGLSNPEIARSCGVRLETVKTHVGNVLTKLGAQNRTHAVVIAYETGLVVPGVVG, translated from the coding sequence GTGACCCGCAGCGGGCTGTGCACGCTGCTCGGTCCGCAGCCGGGGATCACCGTGGTCGGGGAGGCCGCCGACGGGGTCGAGGCGGTCGAGCGGGCGCGGCTGCTGCGGCCGGACGTGGTCCTCATGGACGTACGGATGCCACGCCTCGACGGCATCGAGGCCACCCGCCGGCTCCTCGCCGGGCCGGCCGAGCCCACCACCCCGACCGGGCCGGCCGAGCCGCCGAAGGTCGTGGTGATCACCACCTTCGAGAACGACGGTTACGTCACCGCCGCGCTCGGCGCCGGGGCCAGTGGCTTCGTCCTCAAGCGGCTCCCGGTCCCCAAGATCGCGGAAGCGGTGCGGGTGGTCGCGGCGGGCGAGGCGATCCTCTTCCCGGCGGCCCTGCGCCGCATGGTCACCGCCCGCCCGCGGGACTCCGCCGAGGCGCTGCCGCGGGCGGCGCTGACGGGCCGGGAGGAAGAGGTCCTGCGGCTGATGGCCACGGGCCTGTCCAACCCGGAGATCGCGCGGTCGTGCGGGGTGCGCCTGGAGACGGTGAAGACGCACGTCGGGAACGTGCTGACCAAGCTCGGCGCGCAGAACCGGACCCACGCGGTGGTCATCGCGTACGAGACGGGCCTGGTCGTGCCCGGGGTCGTGGGCTGA
- a CDS encoding FMN-binding domain protein (identified by MetaGeneAnnotator; putative;~sequence version:1), giving the protein MNALHQYLFDSYRAARLGETPPPAPGTHDRAVLRAVLRWGRPPRPKTGAVPGTGEAPGQRSEPRPGRGRGEDRSGEGRG; this is encoded by the coding sequence ATGAACGCACTCCACCAGTACCTCTTCGACAGCTACCGGGCCGCCCGGCTCGGCGAAACCCCTCCACCGGCCCCCGGCACCCACGACCGCGCCGTCCTGCGGGCGGTCCTGAGGTGGGGCCGGCCTCCCCGGCCGAAGACGGGGGCCGTCCCGGGGACGGGCGAGGCTCCGGGGCAGAGATCCGAGCCCCGGCCGGGCCGGGGACGGGGTGAGGACAGATCGGGCGAGGGACGGGGCTAG
- a CDS encoding transcriptional regulator, arsR family (Arsenical Resistance Operon Repressor and similar prokaryotic, metal regulated homodimeric repressors. ARSR subfamily of helix-turn-helix bacterial transcription regulatory proteins (winged helix topology). Includes several proteins that appear to...; cd00090;~Transcriptional regulator, ArsR family [Streptomyces venezuelae ATCC10712];~dimerization interface [polypeptide binding];~identified by MetaGeneAnnotator; putative;~putative DNA binding site [nucleotide binding];~putative Zn2+ binding site [ion binding]) — MTIDITGLPHERITFCPSPLAELGNALHALSEPAHHPRQHAWTTATSAALKPELADRLHEADFMWRSTRSDFLIPAQPRETLAEELDDIDRFDDEKFVGSALEISCSTAHYGRGLPSPLVDEQSRRRALDLAAARGPRQAAFVERVLADPAGMRAWIRRLLEDCDEAFFGDTWRRVRFQLASDARHKSELLRRKGLAEALASASPALSLEEDAHGSRIVVDKLVQGRTSAQGTAVTLIPTVFGWPHLTAVYGPGWQPVIHYPAAAHEVGGTEPVDLVRARVEALAHPMRMNMCRSLARGSYSTSELADAYAITAPEVSRHLAVLKKAGLLTTQRRGRYVLHQLDFPVVARLGSDFLESVLR, encoded by the coding sequence GTGACCATCGACATCACCGGACTGCCGCACGAGCGGATCACCTTCTGCCCCTCGCCGCTGGCCGAGCTGGGCAACGCCCTGCACGCCCTGTCCGAACCGGCCCACCACCCCCGGCAGCACGCCTGGACGACGGCGACCTCCGCCGCGCTGAAGCCCGAGCTCGCCGACCGGCTGCACGAGGCCGACTTCATGTGGCGGTCCACCCGCTCCGACTTCCTGATCCCCGCCCAGCCCCGCGAGACCCTCGCCGAGGAGCTGGACGACATCGACCGGTTTGACGACGAGAAGTTCGTCGGCTCCGCCCTGGAGATCTCGTGCAGCACCGCCCATTACGGCCGGGGCCTGCCCTCTCCGCTGGTCGACGAGCAGTCGCGGCGCCGGGCGCTCGACCTGGCGGCGGCGCGCGGCCCGCGCCAGGCGGCGTTCGTCGAACGGGTGCTGGCCGACCCGGCCGGGATGCGGGCCTGGATCCGCCGGCTCCTGGAGGACTGCGACGAGGCGTTCTTCGGCGACACGTGGCGCCGGGTCCGTTTCCAGCTCGCCTCCGACGCCCGCCACAAGTCGGAGCTGCTGCGCCGCAAGGGCCTGGCCGAGGCCCTCGCCTCCGCCTCCCCCGCGCTGAGCCTGGAGGAGGACGCCCACGGCAGCCGGATCGTCGTCGACAAGCTGGTGCAGGGCCGTACCTCGGCCCAGGGGACCGCGGTGACGCTGATCCCGACCGTGTTCGGCTGGCCGCATCTCACGGCGGTGTACGGGCCGGGCTGGCAGCCGGTCATCCACTACCCGGCCGCCGCGCACGAGGTCGGCGGCACCGAGCCGGTCGACCTGGTGCGGGCCCGGGTGGAGGCGCTGGCCCACCCCATGCGGATGAACATGTGCCGGAGCCTGGCGCGCGGCTCGTACTCGACGAGCGAGCTGGCCGACGCGTACGCGATCACCGCCCCCGAGGTGTCGCGCCACCTCGCCGTCCTGAAGAAGGCCGGGCTGCTCACCACCCAGCGCCGGGGCCGGTACGTGCTGCACCAGCTGGACTTCCCCGTCGTCGCCCGGCTCGGCAGCGACTTCCTGGAGTCCGTCCTCCGCTGA
- a CDS encoding response regulator receiver protein (C-terminal DNA-binding domain of LuxR-like proteins. This domain contains a helix-turn-helix motif and binds DNA. Proteins belonging to this group are response regulators; some act as transcriptional activators, others as transcriptional repressors. Many...; cd06170;~DNA binding residues [nucleotide binding];~KEGG: scl:sce5431 two-component system response regulator;~Response regulator containing a CheY-like receiver domain and an HTH DNA-binding domain [Signal transduction mechanisms / Transcription]; COG2197;~Signal receiver domain; originally thought to be unique to bacteria (CheY, OmpR, NtrC, and PhoB), now recently identified in eukaroytes ETR1 Arabidopsis thaliana; this domain receives the signal from the sensor partner in a two-component systems; cd00156;~dimerization interface [polypeptide binding];~identified by MetaGeneAnnotator; putative;~intermolecular recognition site;~phosphorylation site [posttranslational modification];~response regulator receiver protein [Streptosporangium roseum DSM43021]) codes for MSIRVMLVDDQVLLRTGFRMVLAAQPDMEVVAEAGDGVEALEVLRATDVDVVLMDVRMPKLDGVETTRRICADPDAPKVLILTTFDLDEYAFSGLKAGASGFMLKDVPPGELLAAIRSVHSGDAVVAPSTTRRLLNRFSAMLPSTGQDARAADSALHRLTEREREVMLLVAQGLSNGEIAARLVLSEATVKTHVGRILTKLGLRDRVQVVVLAYETGLVRAGGGGR; via the coding sequence ATGTCCATCCGCGTGATGCTCGTCGACGACCAGGTGCTGCTGCGCACCGGTTTCCGCATGGTGCTCGCCGCCCAGCCGGACATGGAGGTCGTGGCCGAGGCGGGCGACGGGGTGGAGGCGCTGGAGGTGCTGCGGGCCACGGACGTGGACGTGGTGCTGATGGACGTCCGCATGCCCAAGCTCGACGGGGTCGAGACGACCCGGCGGATCTGCGCCGACCCCGACGCGCCGAAGGTGCTCATCCTGACCACGTTCGACCTGGACGAGTACGCCTTCTCCGGGCTCAAGGCGGGGGCGAGCGGCTTCATGCTGAAGGACGTGCCGCCGGGCGAACTGCTCGCCGCGATCCGTTCCGTGCACAGCGGTGACGCGGTGGTCGCGCCGTCCACCACCCGCCGGCTGCTGAACCGTTTCTCGGCGATGCTGCCGTCCACCGGCCAGGACGCCCGCGCCGCCGACAGCGCGCTGCACCGGCTCACCGAACGCGAGCGCGAGGTCATGCTGCTGGTGGCGCAGGGCTTGTCGAACGGCGAGATCGCCGCCCGGCTCGTCCTCTCCGAGGCGACCGTCAAGACCCACGTGGGCCGGATCCTGACCAAGCTGGGCCTGCGCGACCGCGTGCAGGTCGTGGTCCTCGCGTACGAGACGGGCCTGGTCCGGGCCGGAGGCGGCGGCCGCTGA
- a CDS encoding two-component system sensor kinase (Histidine kinase-, DNA gyrase B-, and HSP90-like ATPase; pfam02518;~Histidine kinase; pfam07730;~identified by MetaGeneAnnotator; putative;~two-component system sensor kinase [Streptomyces venezuelae ATCC10712]): MQRIYEFLRGHPTGVDVSWAVVLFGLSWVGAPPLTDSLAAYAVASTLLSLVVALRRRVPERMLLLTVAVGLFQLVFGVSPFVSDFAMLVIIYTVAATEGPRWASRLALVGGLSASTISQLAWPPEMPHARGPQIFFAVIMTVPFALAWVLGDSLRTRRAYFAQLEERAARLEKEREAQAKVAVAAERARIARELHDVVAHNVSVMVVQADGAAYVMDSSPDTAKQALETIAGTGRQALAEMRRLLGILRTGEHQEAGEYVPQPDVQQIEDLVEQVRGTGLAIDFKIEGTPRPLPSGVELTAYRIVQEALTNTRKHGGPDVGASVRLVYFDDGLGLLVEDDGRGAPQEMYEDGGADGRGHGLIGMRERVGMVGGTLDAGPRSGGGFRISALLPLKPAH; this comes from the coding sequence GTGCAGCGCATCTACGAATTCCTCCGCGGACACCCGACGGGCGTCGACGTCTCCTGGGCCGTCGTCCTTTTCGGGCTCTCGTGGGTGGGCGCGCCCCCGCTGACGGACTCGCTCGCCGCGTACGCCGTCGCCTCCACGCTGCTGAGCCTCGTGGTCGCGCTGCGCCGGCGCGTGCCCGAGAGGATGCTGCTGCTCACGGTCGCGGTCGGGCTCTTCCAGCTCGTCTTCGGAGTGAGCCCGTTCGTCTCCGACTTCGCCATGCTCGTGATCATCTACACCGTCGCCGCGACCGAGGGCCCCCGCTGGGCCTCCCGGCTCGCGCTCGTCGGCGGGCTGAGCGCCTCGACCATCTCCCAGCTGGCCTGGCCCCCGGAGATGCCGCACGCCCGCGGCCCGCAGATCTTCTTCGCCGTCATCATGACGGTGCCGTTCGCGCTGGCCTGGGTCCTCGGCGACTCCCTGCGCACCCGCCGCGCCTACTTCGCGCAGCTGGAGGAACGCGCCGCCCGCCTGGAGAAGGAACGCGAGGCCCAGGCCAAGGTCGCCGTCGCCGCCGAACGCGCCCGGATCGCCCGCGAACTGCACGACGTCGTCGCCCACAACGTGTCCGTGATGGTCGTCCAGGCCGACGGCGCCGCCTACGTCATGGACAGCTCGCCCGACACCGCCAAGCAGGCCCTGGAGACCATCGCCGGCACCGGCCGCCAGGCCCTCGCCGAGATGCGCCGGCTGCTCGGCATCCTGCGCACCGGCGAACACCAGGAAGCGGGGGAGTACGTGCCCCAGCCCGACGTCCAGCAGATCGAGGACCTGGTCGAGCAGGTACGCGGCACCGGCCTCGCCATCGACTTCAAGATCGAGGGCACCCCGCGCCCGCTGCCCAGCGGCGTCGAGCTCACCGCGTACCGCATCGTCCAGGAAGCCCTCACCAACACCCGCAAGCACGGCGGCCCGGACGTCGGCGCCAGCGTCCGCCTCGTCTACTTCGACGACGGCCTCGGACTGCTCGTCGAGGACGACGGGCGCGGCGCGCCGCAGGAGATGTACGAGGACGGCGGCGCCGACGGGCGCGGCCACGGCCTCATCGGCATGCGCGAGCGCGTCGGCATGGTCGGCGGCACCCTCGACGCCGGCCCGCGTTCCGGCGGAGGCTTCCGCATCAGCGCCCTGCTCCCCCTGAAGCCCGCCCACTAG